The genomic segment CATCGGGTGGGACGGGCCGAAGTTGTAGCTCGTCATCGTCTCGTCAAAGACGAGAACTGCCTTCTCGCTCACGCCGCAACCCCCGTTGGAAAGGCACGGTACGGAGGCCACGGCGTGAATCCAGTGTTCGCGGTTCGCTCGCTGCGCTCGCTCACGGCTTGGACAGCTCCGCCGAACGTGCTGCCGCAGCCTTGACGCCGGCGATGAGCGCGTCCTTGACGCCGTTGTCGTCGAAGGTCGCGATCGCGGCTGCTGTGGTGCCGTTGGGTGACGTGACTCGACGACGCAGCTCATCGGCCGTCTCGTCGGACTCGGCAAGCAGCTTCGCGGCGCCGACGAGCGTCTGGGCGGCCAACGTACGGGCGGTTGCCTCGTCGAGTCCTGCATCGATACCGCCCGCGATCATCGCCTCGGCGAGATAGAAGACGTACGCCGGACCGGATCCGGACACCGCGGTGACGGCGTCCTGCTGTGACTCGTCGACGACCACGACCTTGCCGCCGGACTCCAGGAGAGCAGAGACTGCCACGAGTTGGCCGTCGGAGCAGGAGGCGCCCGGCGAGATGCCGAACATCCCTTCGCCGACAAGCGCAGGAGTGTTGGGCATCGCTCGTACGACGGCGACACCGGCCGGAAGGGCCGCCTCGATGGTTTCGATCAAGATTCCGGCTGCAAGCGACACAACTGTCGACGATGCGTCGACGTTGGCCGCGATCTCGGTGAGCAGCGACGGTACGTCCTGCGGCTTGACCACGATCAGGATCGTGTCGGCGCCGGTGACAGCCTCAGCGTTGCCAGTGACCTCGACGCCGTATGTCTCCCGGAGCTCGGCTGCCCGCTCATCGCGCTTCTCGCTGATCACGAGATCGCCGACGGGGTGGCCCTGGCCCAGGATCGCGGCGAGGAGCGTCTCGCCCATCACGCCTGCGCCGAGGATCGCGATGCGCTGACTCATGCTTTCACCCTAGTGGTGACGGTCACACCAGGTTCGCTAGCGGTGGTTGTTGCCCGTCACTGCGAGACCGATGCCAAGCCCGATCATCGAGGTGCCACCGATGGCGCCCATCGCCTCGCCGCGCTTGGGCGATGCGTTGAACCACGAGCGCAACTGGCTGGCGATGACGGCCCACAGGCTGTCGGACACGACGCCGATGCTGAACGCCAGCAGTCCGAGCAGGAGCATCTGCACCTGTACGTGGCCGGCCCCGCGATCCACGAACTGCGGCAGCACTGCTCCCAGGATCATGAACGCCTTCGGGTTCGAGAACCCGACGATGAATCCCTGCCTGATCGCCTTGGCCGTCGACAACGCCGGAGCGACTCCCGTACCGGCATCGCTGACGTCGAAGCCCTTGCGGTGCCGGATCGCCTGAACGCCAAGCCATACGAGGTAGGCAGCTCCGGCGAACTTGAGGATCGTGAACACCAGGACTGACTCCTGGACGATCACGCCAAGACCAAGCGCAACGAGGACGACGATTGCGAGCAGACCGAGTGAGTTGCCGGCGACCGTTGCAAGCGCGATCCCGCGGCCGTAGGAAAGCGCGCGCCCGATCACGAACACCACGCTTGGACCGGGGATCGCAATGAGGATGAGCGCCGCAAGTCCGAAGGCCAGAATCTGATCAGCCGTGATCACGTCGCCACCCGCGCTGCGTGGAGACGGGTGAACGCCATGGCCTCGAGCAAGTCGGCTTCGCGGGCCTGCTGGTCGGCGGCCTTGCGGGTGTTGATCTCGACCACGATCTCACCGCCGAAGTTCGAGGCAGCGACGGTCGCGAGGAATGCCTCACAGGGTTGGGTTCCGCGACCGGGCACGAGGTGTTCGTCCTTCAGCGACCCGGATCCGTCGGTGATGTGTACGTGGGCGAGCCGATCGCCGAGGTCCTCGGCCATCTTCACGGGATCCTGACCCGCAGTGGAGCTGTGCGACAGGTCGACCGTCACGTGCGCGTAGTCCTGCTCGACCGGATCCCAGCCCGGAGCGTACGCCTGGAACTCGCGCTTGCCGGTGCGCCACGGGTACATGTTCTCGACGGCGTATGTGATGCCGTGCTTCTTCTCCATGTCGGCGATGCCCTCGACGAAGCTGCGGGCGTAGTCACGCTGCCACCGGAACGGCGGGTGCACGACGATCACCTTGGCACCAACCTCGTGCGCCATGTCAGCGCTGCGGTCGAGCTTGCCCCAGGGATCGCTGCCCCATACGCGCTGAGTAACGAGCAGGCATGGCGCGTGGACCGAGACCACCGGGATCTCGTGGAACGAGCTCAGCGCTTTGATCGCGGTGATGTCAGCACTGACTTCGTCGATGCCGACCATGACCTCGACCCCGTCATAACCGAGCCGCGCCGCCGCCTCAAATCCGCTCGACGTGGACCCCGGATAAACCGAGGAGGTCGACATCGAGACGCGGATGGCTTCGGACACGAGACCAAGACTAGGCCGATGTGCCTACAACTGGTCGAGATGCTCCAGGAGTACGCCCTCGCGCAGCGCCCATGGGCAGATCTCGAGCTCGGCGAGATCGAACAGGTCCATCGTTGCCGCGGCGACGATCGCGCCTGCGTACATCTGATCAGCCCGGTCAACGGAGACTCCAGGCAATGACGCGACGTCGTCGGGACGCATCGTCGCGAGCTGCTCAACGAGCGGTGACAGATCGTCGCGACGCAGCGATCGGCGTACGTACTGGCCGTCACTTGAAGGCGCTGCGCCGCACATGCGGGCGAGGGATCGGAACATCTTGCTGGTTGCCACGGCACGGTCGAACGAGCCACCGCGTAGAAGCGCGCCGGCCTCATCGGCAATCGCGGAACGGACGTGAAGTCGGAGGTCCGCCCCACTCTTGCCCGCATTGAGCCATTCGCGGGTGAGGCGACCTGCGCCAAGGGGTACGGAGCTGGCGACGTCGGGACTCTCGTCGGAACCGGCCGCCATCTCGAGCGACCCTCCTCCGATGTCAAACACACCAAGGCGACCCGACGACCAGCCGAACCAGCGACGCGCCGCGAGGAAGGTCAGCCGCGCCTCGTCGTCGCCAGCGAGCACTTCAAGCTCAAGCCCGCTCGCCTGGTTGACCTGAGTGATGACGTCGTCGGCATTGACCGCGTCGCGTACGGCGGAGGTCGCGAACGCGAGAATCTGCGTGCAGCCTTTGTCTTCGGCCTCCGCCTTGGCTTCGACCATGTACTTGCTGAGCCGGGCAACGCCGTCGTCGGAGATCGCTCCGTCGGAATCGAGGTGATCCGTCAGCCGTAGGGGCTCCTTGTAGGAGTGAGCCGGTACGGGCGGGCCTCCACGAAATGCATCAACGATGAGGAGGTGGCCCGTGTTGGACCCAATGTCGAGCACGCCCATGCGCATACCCGTCATTCTCTCACTGCCAGGTGTCTTGACGGGCAGCACTACGCTGGCGTGGTGCCAGAAGTCGAGCTCGGGTTTCCCCGTACGTATGTCGAGTTCACCAATCCGTCCGACGAGACGGAGGTGTTCCGCTGTGATCTCACCTGGCTGACGTCGCGCTGGACCTGCATCTTCGGGTCGGGCTGCCCCGGCATCTACGAGACCAGCCCCGAGGCGGGCTGCTGCACTCTCGGCGCTCATTTCGCCGACGATGAAGACGCCAAGCGTGTCGAGGTCGTCATGGAGAAGCTGACTCCAGCGCAGTGGGAGAACCACGCCGAGGGTCACGCACGAGGCTGGACCGAGAAGGACGACGAGGGCGAGCTCAAGACCCGGGCGTACGAAGGTGCCTGCATCTTCCACAACTCCCGCGAATTCGAGGGCGGCTACGGCTGCGCGCTCCATGGCTACGCGCTCGACGAGGGCATCAAGCCACACACCACCAAACCCGACGTCTGTTGGCAGTTGCCGCTGCGCCGTCAGTTCCGCGACGTCGATCGCGGAGACGGCTCGACGTACACCGAAGTGCAGATCGGCGAATACACCCGCGCAGGTTGGGGCCCGGGCGGAGCGGACCTCGACTGGTACTGCTCGTCCAACACTGAGGCGCATGTCGGCATGGAGCCGGTGTACGTCTCCAACCGGGACGAGCTGACCGAGCTCATGGGTGAGGCTGGCTACGCCGAACTGGTCAACCAGTGCGAAGCGCATGAGGCTGCGGGGGCTCCGAACCCACACCGCGCCAGCCTGTGATCCGCACTACACCACGGCTTCTGCACGCATTTTGGTAACCCCCCGAATCAGCGGGCTCCCCTGTCAGGCAACAATGCTGTATGCACCTCGATCACGTCTCCTTCGCCGTCGGCGCTGACGGCCTCGCAGGCACGACGGCCTCGCTCGGCAAGCTGCTCGGTGCCACGTTCATTGACGGCGGCGCGCACCCACGGTTCGGCACGCGCAACATGATCCTGCCGCTCAAGAACCGCCAATACCTCGAAGTTGTCGAGGTACTCGACCACCCCGCCTCCGACAAGGCCGCTTTCGGGCAGGCCGTACGTGAGCGCTCTGATGCCGGCGGTGGCTGGATGGCATGGTGTGTCTCGGTCGACGACATGACTGAGGTCGAGCACCGCATCGGCCGGCACGCTGTGCCCGGCAACCGCCGTCGTCCCGACGGTTTCAACCTCGAGTGGCGCCAGATCGGCACCAGCAGCATGCGCGCCGATCCCCAACTCCCTTACGTCACGTGCTGGGACATCGACCCCTCCGAGCACCCGTCACAGATGGCTGGCTCCGAGATCAGCCTGACGTCGCTCGACATCGCTGGCTCACCCCAGCGCCTGTCGGACTGGCTCGGCGAGCCCGTGATCGACGCTCTCGAGGAGATCGAGGTCAACTGGACAGCCCCGCACGGGCTTCCCGGCATCATGGCCGCAACGTTCTCCACACCTCACGGCGACGTCCGAATTTAGTCCGACCCCCCGCCTAGGCTGACCGCCATGGCGACCACCAAGACCGCACGGCCCGGCTACCGTTGCGCCGACTGCGGCTGGACCACCGGCAAATGGGTTGGCCGCTGCGGCGAATGCCAAGCCTGGGGCACTGTCGACATCGCTGCTCCCGCTCGTACGGGCCGCACGCAAGCTGCTCCAGTCGCCTCACCAGCCATCCCGATCAGCCAGGTCACGATCGAGTCAGCACGTTCTGAGACGTCCGGCATCGGTGAGCTCGATCGCGTCCTCGGCGGCGGCGTCGTTCCGGGCGCTGTGCTCCTGCTCGCCGGAGAGCCTGGCGTCGGCAAGTCGACCCTGCTCCTGGAAGTTGCCGCCCGCTGGGCACGCGCTGGCAGGCGCACCCTTTATGTGTCTGGCGAGGAGTCGGCTGCCCAGGTTCGGCTTCGGGCCGAACGTACGGGCGCCGTTCACGACCTCCTCTACCTCGCCGCCGAGACCGACCTCGGCGCGCTCCTCACCCACGTCGAGACCGTCAAGCCCGGACTACTGATTGTCGACTCGGTGCAGACGATCGGCTCGGCCGATATCGACGGAGTGCCGGGAGGTGTCACGCAAGTACGCGAGGTGGCGTCCGCGGTGATCCAGCGCGCCAAGTCCGAGAACATCGCCACCCTCCTCGTTGGCCACGTCACCAAGGACGGATCGGTCGCAGGACCTCGAGTCCTCGAGCACCTGGTTGACGTCGTGCTGCAGTTCGAGGGCGACCGCAGTTCGCGCCTTCGACTGCTGCGGGCCGTGAAGAACCGCTTCGGTCCGGTCGACGAGATCGGCTGTTTCGACCTGGTCGACGACGGCATCGTCGAAGTGCCCGATCCGACCGGCCTGTTCCTGTCCCGGCACGAGACTCCGGTGCCCGGCACGTGCGTCACGGTCACGATGGAGGGCCGGCGACCCCTGCTTGCCGAGGTGCAGGCGCTGAGCGTCGAGACGCCCAACCCGTCCCCACGACGTACGTCGAGCGGCCTCGACTCTTCCCGCGTCGCGATGATCCTCGCCGTCTTGACGAAGCATTGCCGCGTCGACTTGTCCAAGCACGACGTCTACACCGCAACCGTCGGTGGCGCGCGGCTGACCGATCCATCAGTCGACCTCGCAGTTGCCATCGCCACGGCCTCCGCTCACAGCGGCAAGGCTGCACCGCCCGACCTGGTGGCCTTCGGCGAGGTCGGTCTTGCAGGCGAGGTCCGCAAGGTCAGCAACCTCAAAGTTCGCCTGCGCGAGGCCGAACGCATTGGGTTCAAACGTGCCGTCGTGCCCGCTGGATCTGAGGGCATCGACGACTTCAAGGGCGCCATGACCATCAGCGCGGTGCAGACCATCGCTGAAGCCGTGGCGTGTCTCGATTCGCCTCCTCCCTACTAACAACCTCTAGACTGTGGGCGACTCAGGTGAGGGGGTGAAGAGCCAGATGGTTACTCCTGCAGATCGTGGCGTAGAAAAGCCCGACTCAGCGGCACGGCTTCGTGCGACTTTGGCTTCTGTCGCGCCCGGAACCGTATTGCGCGAGGGTCTAGAGCGAATCCTTCGCGGCCGCACCGGCGCGCTGATCGTCGTCGGCCACGATCGCCAGATCGAAGCGATCTCGACCGGCGGGTTCCGTCTCGATGTCCCGTTCACCGCAACCGGCCTCCGCGAGCTCGCCAAGATGGACGGCGCGATCATCCTCGACAAGGATGCGAGCCGCATCCTGATGGCTGGCGTGCACCTGATGCCTGACCCGTCGATCTTCACCGAGGAGTCCGGCACCCGTCACCGCACCGCGGACCGCGTAGCCCGACAGACCAGTGTCCCGGTCATCTCGGTTTCAGCGTCGATGCACATCATCGCGCTCTACCAGGACGACCTTCGCCGGGTTCTCGAAGAAACCGCCGCCGTGCTCGGCCGCGCCAACCAGGCCCTTCAGACCCTCGAGCGCTACCGCAACCGCCTCGATGAAGTGTCCGACGCGTTGTCGGCGCTGGAGATCGAGGATCTTGTCACCGTTCGCGATGTCGCGGCTGTCGCCCAGCGACTCGAGATGGTCAGCCGCATCGCCGGCGAGATCGACACCTACGTTCTTGAGCTCGGTACCGACGGACGATTGCTTGCGCTGCAGCTCGAAGAACTCATCGGTGGCGTTGACGCCGAACGTGAGCTGATCATCCGCGACTACATGCCGACCGGTCGACGTGCACGTACGACCGAAGCCGTCCTCGGGGCGCTCGCTGACATCCCGTCGCCTGACCTCGTCGACCTCGGCACCGTCGCTCAGGCGCTGCGGATCGGTTCGGTCGACACGCTCGACAGCCCGGTCTCACCGAGGGGCTACCGACTGCTGGCTCGCATCCCCCGCCTTCCGTCGACCGTCGTCGACGGGCTCATCGAGCACTTCGGCTCACTGCAGAGGTTGCTCGCCGCGAGCATGGAGGATCTGCAGATTGTCGAAGGCGTCGGCGACCTGCGCGCCCGCGGCGTACGCGAGGGCCTCTCCCGCCTGGCGGAGTCCAGCATCCTCGAGCGCTACGTCTGATCTATTCGTCAGCCGGCTTCGTCGTGCCCTTGGGCTTGGGCGTTGTCTTGGTTTCGGTTGGCTTTGGCTTGGGCTTGGGGTTGAGCGTGAATGTGGTCTTGCCGGGTTCGCCGCCGAGGGTCCCCGCCTGGATCGTGTAGGTGCCAGGCGTCGCGAAACCTTCCTTGACCGAGCACTTGTTGCCCGAGCCGCGGCCTGACCAGCTCGCCTCAGCAAGGGTCGCCCATCCGGGTGAGATCGCAACCGGATCCGTGAGGAGCGACGTCTTGCAGACCGTCGAGTCCCAGACAGCAACCTTGTTGGCACTGATCACCACGAGCAGATCCGCAGCGGCGGGAGTCAGCGTGCACGCAGTATCTTCGGTCGAGCTGACGACCAGTCCGACCTCGACAGGACCCTTTGTCAGCTGACCGGGCTTCACAGTCGGCGTCACGCGGATCTTCTCCGCATCACAGCTGCGGGTGGCACTCGTGAGCTTGACCGTCAGGGCACCTTCGGTCGGGGCAGGAATCGAGGTGGCCGTCGCGGTCGACGTTGCCGTCGGCTCCGGCTTCGCCTTGGGATCGCCCCCACCGCCGAGGACCTTCGTACCGATCCAGATCAGCGCAATGACGAGAGCCAGGAACAGGAGTCGACGGCGCCAATAGATCTCGGCAGGCAACCGCTTCTGGCTCACAGTCTCAAACTAATGCGCTGGGGCTTCATGCGAGGATCGACTCGCCATGATCGCCGACACCGCCGACACCGCCGAGCTGCACGACAGCATCATCAGCTGGTTCGATGCGAACAGCCGCGATCTCCCCTGGCGCCGTAACGCGTCACCCTGGGCTGTCATGGTCTCGGAGTTCATGCTTCAGCAGACGCCGGTGTCTCGAGTTCTGCCGGTGTATGAGGCCTGGATCGAGCGCTGGCCGACACCCGCCGACCTCTCGAAGGCGTCAACGGGAGAGGCCGTACGCGCGTGGGGCCGCCTCGGCTATCCGCGTCGCGCCCTCCGTCTTCACGCCGCCGCAACAGCGATCGTCGAGCAGCACGGCGGCGAGGTTCCCAAATCTCACGAGGCGCTACTGGCTCTGCCAGGCATCGGCGAATACACAGCAGCAGCAGTCGCGTCCTTCGCGTACGGACAGCGTCACGTCGTGCTCGATACGAACGTTCGACGGGTATTCGCCCGCATCGCCGCAGGTCAGCAGTTCCCCGCGACGTCGCTCACATCGGCCGAACGCGAGCTGGCAACCTCCCTCATGCCTGAGCACAACGCCCATCGCTGGGCCGCCGCCACGATGGAGCTCGGTGCACTGATCTGTACTGCACGCGCGCCGATCTGCTCCGAATGCCCGGTCGCTGATCTGTGCAGCTGCCGCTGGCGTAAGGAGGGCTACCCGGCGTACGACGGGCCTCCACGCAGTGGTCAGGCCTGGGCCGGTACCGATCGCCAGTGTCGCGGGCGACTCATGGCGGTCCTGCGCGACTCGCCCGTCCCAGTGCCGAAGACCCAGCTCGACCTGGTCTGGACCGATGAGTTGCAGCGCGAGCGCGCACTCGACGGATTGGTCGCCGACGGATTGGTCGAGCCGCTCGAAGACGACCTCTACCGACTTCCGGAATGACGAAAGCCCCCACCGGAGCGGGGGCTTTCGTTCGGAACCTTACTCGGCTGCGGCTTCAACTGCCGGAGGCGTCGTAACCTCGGTCAGCTCGAGCTCAGCCTTGGCGCGACCTTCGAAGGTGAAGACGGCTTCTGCGCCCTCGCCCTCGACGCCGACCAGTACGAGCTGGCCTGCGCGCAGGTCGCCGTACAGGAGCTTCTCGGCCATGACGTCTTCGATCTCGCGCTGCACGGTTCGACGCAGCGGTCGCGCTCCGAGCACGGGGTCGAAGCCTCGCGTCGACAGCAGAACCTTGGCCTCGGTCGTGAGCTCGATGCTCATGTCCTTCTCGGCCATGCGCTTCTCCAGCGAGTCGATCATCATGTCGACCATCTGCAGGATCTCTTCCTGAGTCAACGGTGGGAAGACGATGATCTCGTCGACACGGTTGAGGAACTCAGGACGGAAGTGCTGCTTGAGCTCGATCGAGACGCGTTCCTTCATCTTGTTGTAGGAACCCGCGGTGTCGCCAGCCTGGCTGAAGCCGAGGTTGACGCCCTTGGAGATCTCACGAGCACCAAGGTTGGTGGTCATGATGACGACCGTGTTCTTGAAGTTGATGACTCGACCCTGACCGTCGGTCAGGTGGCCCTCCTCGAGGATCTGCAACAGCGAGTTGAAGATGTCGGGGTGAGCCTTCTCGATCTCGTCGAACAGCACGACGGAGAACGGCTTGCGGCGGACCTTTTCGGTCAGCTGGCCGCCCTCTTCGTAGCCGACGTAGCCGGGAGGCGAGCCAAAAAGGCGCGAGACGGTGTGCTTCTCGCTGTACTCCGACATGTCGAGCTGGATGAGTGAGTCTTCGTCGCCGAACAGGAAGTTGGCGAGCGCCTTGGACAGCCACGTCTTGCCGACACCCGAAGGTCCGGCGAAGATGAACGATCCGCCTGGACGCTTGGGGTCCTTCAGGCCAGCGCGCGTACGACGGATCGCCCGCGACAGTGCCTTGATGGCCTCTTCCTGGCCGATGACCCGCTTGTGGAGCTCTTCCTCCATGTTGAGCAGGCGGCTGGACTCAGCTTCGCTGAGCTGGCCGACCGGGATGCCCGTCGCCTTGGCGAGGACTTCGGCGATCAGGTGCTCGTCGACAACTGCGACGGTGTCGAGGTCGCCCGACTTCCACTGCTTCTCGCGCTCGCCCTTGGCGGTGATGAGCTTCTTCTCCTCGTCGCGCAGGGAGGCAGCAGCCTCGAAGTCCTGTGCGTCGATGGCGCCTTCCTTGCGGCGGCGTACGTCGGTGATCTTGTCGTCGAACTCGCGCAGCTCCGGCGGCGTTGCCATACGGCGGATGCGCAGTCGGGCTCCGGCTTCGTCGATCAGGTCGATTGCCTTGTCCGGGAGGAAGCGGTCGGAGACGTAGCGGTCACCCATCGTGGCCGCGGCGACGAGCGCCTCGTCCGTGATCGAGACACGGTGGTGCGCCTCGTAGCGATCGCGCAGACCCTTGAGGATCTCGACCGTGTCGAGCACGGACGGCTCTTCGACGAGGATCGGCTGGAAGCGGCGGTTGAGTGCTGCGTCCTTCTCGAAGTGCTTGCGGTACTCGTCGAGCGTCGTCGCACCGATCGTCTGCAGCTCGCCACGAGCCAACATCGGCTTGAGGATGCTGGCAGCGTCGATCGCGCCTTCGGCAGCACCGGCACCGACGAGCGTGTGGATCTCGTCGATGAACAGGATGATGTCGCCACGAGTGCGGATCTCCTTGAGGACCTTCTTGAGGCGCTCTTCGAAATCGCCGCGGTAGCGCGAGCCGGCGACGAGTGCGCCGAGGTCGAGTGTGTAGATCTGCTTGTCGCGCAGCGTCTCGGGGACATCGCCGCGGACGATGTCCTGGGCGAGGCTCTCGACGACTGCGGTCTTGCCGACGCCGGGCTCACCGACGAGGACAGGGTTGTTCTTGGTACGGCGCGACAGCGTCTGCATGACGCGCTCGGCCTCGTCATCGCGACCGATGACCGGGTCGAGCTTGCCTTCGCGGGCAGCCTGCGTCAGGTTGCGACCGAACTGGTCGAGAACTGCTGACGTGCTGGGTGCGCTCTCTGTCTGACCGCCGACCTGCTCGGCTTCCTTGCCCTGGAATCCGCTGACGAGCTGGATGACCTGCTGGCGTACGCGGTTGAGGTCAGCACCGAGCTTGACCAGGACCTGCGCAGCAACGCCTTCACCCTCGCGGATGAGGCCGAGCAGGATGTGCTCCGTGCCGATGTAGTTGTGGCCGAGC from the Aeromicrobium panaciterrae genome contains:
- a CDS encoding sugar phosphate isomerase/epimerase family protein, which gives rise to MSEAIRVSMSTSSVYPGSTSSGFEAAARLGYDGVEVMVGIDEVSADITAIKALSSFHEIPVVSVHAPCLLVTQRVWGSDPWGKLDRSADMAHEVGAKVIVVHPPFRWQRDYARSFVEGIADMEKKHGITYAVENMYPWRTGKREFQAYAPGWDPVEQDYAHVTVDLSHSSTAGQDPVKMAEDLGDRLAHVHITDGSGSLKDEHLVPGRGTQPCEAFLATVAASNFGGEIVVEINTRKAADQQAREADLLEAMAFTRLHAARVAT
- a CDS encoding A/G-specific adenine glycosylase; translated protein: MIADTADTAELHDSIISWFDANSRDLPWRRNASPWAVMVSEFMLQQTPVSRVLPVYEAWIERWPTPADLSKASTGEAVRAWGRLGYPRRALRLHAAATAIVEQHGGEVPKSHEALLALPGIGEYTAAAVASFAYGQRHVVLDTNVRRVFARIAAGQQFPATSLTSAERELATSLMPEHNAHRWAAATMELGALICTARAPICSECPVADLCSCRWRKEGYPAYDGPPRSGQAWAGTDRQCRGRLMAVLRDSPVPVPKTQLDLVWTDELQRERALDGLVADGLVEPLEDDLYRLPE
- the disA gene encoding DNA integrity scanning diadenylate cyclase DisA — its product is MVTPADRGVEKPDSAARLRATLASVAPGTVLREGLERILRGRTGALIVVGHDRQIEAISTGGFRLDVPFTATGLRELAKMDGAIILDKDASRILMAGVHLMPDPSIFTEESGTRHRTADRVARQTSVPVISVSASMHIIALYQDDLRRVLEETAAVLGRANQALQTLERYRNRLDEVSDALSALEIEDLVTVRDVAAVAQRLEMVSRIAGEIDTYVLELGTDGRLLALQLEELIGGVDAERELIIRDYMPTGRRARTTEAVLGALADIPSPDLVDLGTVAQALRIGSVDTLDSPVSPRGYRLLARIPRLPSTVVDGLIEHFGSLQRLLAASMEDLQIVEGVGDLRARGVREGLSRLAESSILERYV
- the proC gene encoding pyrroline-5-carboxylate reductase, with translation MSQRIAILGAGVMGETLLAAILGQGHPVGDLVISEKRDERAAELRETYGVEVTGNAEAVTGADTILIVVKPQDVPSLLTEIAANVDASSTVVSLAAGILIETIEAALPAGVAVVRAMPNTPALVGEGMFGISPGASCSDGQLVAVSALLESGGKVVVVDESQQDAVTAVSGSGPAYVFYLAEAMIAGGIDAGLDEATARTLAAQTLVGAAKLLAESDETADELRRRVTSPNGTTAAAIATFDDNGVKDALIAGVKAAAARSAELSKP
- a CDS encoding ATP-dependent Clp protease ATP-binding subunit, with the protein product MFERFTDRARRVVVLAQEEARMLSHNYIGTEHILLGLIHEGEGVAAKALESLDISLEAVRGQVEDIIGQGQQAPSGHIPFTPRAKKVLELSLREALQLGHNYIGTEHILLGLIREGEGVAAQVLVKLGADLNRVRQQVIQLVSGFQGKEAEQVGGQTESAPSTSAVLDQFGRNLTQAAREGKLDPVIGRDDEAERVMQTLSRRTKNNPVLVGEPGVGKTAVVESLAQDIVRGDVPETLRDKQIYTLDLGALVAGSRYRGDFEERLKKVLKEIRTRGDIILFIDEIHTLVGAGAAEGAIDAASILKPMLARGELQTIGATTLDEYRKHFEKDAALNRRFQPILVEEPSVLDTVEILKGLRDRYEAHHRVSITDEALVAAATMGDRYVSDRFLPDKAIDLIDEAGARLRIRRMATPPELREFDDKITDVRRRKEGAIDAQDFEAAASLRDEEKKLITAKGEREKQWKSGDLDTVAVVDEHLIAEVLAKATGIPVGQLSEAESSRLLNMEEELHKRVIGQEEAIKALSRAIRRTRAGLKDPKRPGGSFIFAGPSGVGKTWLSKALANFLFGDEDSLIQLDMSEYSEKHTVSRLFGSPPGYVGYEEGGQLTEKVRRKPFSVVLFDEIEKAHPDIFNSLLQILEEGHLTDGQGRVINFKNTVVIMTTNLGAREISKGVNLGFSQAGDTAGSYNKMKERVSIELKQHFRPEFLNRVDEIIVFPPLTQEEILQMVDMMIDSLEKRMAEKDMSIELTTEAKVLLSTRGFDPVLGARPLRRTVQREIEDVMAEKLLYGDLRAGQLVLVGVEGEGAEAVFTFEGRAKAELELTEVTTPPAVEAAAE
- the radA gene encoding DNA repair protein RadA — translated: MATTKTARPGYRCADCGWTTGKWVGRCGECQAWGTVDIAAPARTGRTQAAPVASPAIPISQVTIESARSETSGIGELDRVLGGGVVPGAVLLLAGEPGVGKSTLLLEVAARWARAGRRTLYVSGEESAAQVRLRAERTGAVHDLLYLAAETDLGALLTHVETVKPGLLIVDSVQTIGSADIDGVPGGVTQVREVASAVIQRAKSENIATLLVGHVTKDGSVAGPRVLEHLVDVVLQFEGDRSSRLRLLRAVKNRFGPVDEIGCFDLVDDGIVEVPDPTGLFLSRHETPVPGTCVTVTMEGRRPLLAEVQALSVETPNPSPRRTSSGLDSSRVAMILAVLTKHCRVDLSKHDVYTATVGGARLTDPSVDLAVAIATASAHSGKAAPPDLVAFGEVGLAGEVRKVSNLKVRLREAERIGFKRAVVPAGSEGIDDFKGAMTISAVQTIAEAVACLDSPPPY
- a CDS encoding LysE family translocator, with protein sequence MITADQILAFGLAALILIAIPGPSVVFVIGRALSYGRGIALATVAGNSLGLLAIVVLVALGLGVIVQESVLVFTILKFAGAAYLVWLGVQAIRHRKGFDVSDAGTGVAPALSTAKAIRQGFIVGFSNPKAFMILGAVLPQFVDRGAGHVQVQMLLLGLLAFSIGVVSDSLWAVIASQLRSWFNASPKRGEAMGAIGGTSMIGLGIGLAVTGNNHR
- a CDS encoding VOC family protein; translation: MHLDHVSFAVGADGLAGTTASLGKLLGATFIDGGAHPRFGTRNMILPLKNRQYLEVVEVLDHPASDKAAFGQAVRERSDAGGGWMAWCVSVDDMTEVEHRIGRHAVPGNRRRPDGFNLEWRQIGTSSMRADPQLPYVTCWDIDPSEHPSQMAGSEISLTSLDIAGSPQRLSDWLGEPVIDALEEIEVNWTAPHGLPGIMAATFSTPHGDVRI
- a CDS encoding Ppx/GppA phosphatase family protein — encoded protein: MRMGVLDIGSNTGHLLIVDAFRGGPPVPAHSYKEPLRLTDHLDSDGAISDDGVARLSKYMVEAKAEAEDKGCTQILAFATSAVRDAVNADDVITQVNQASGLELEVLAGDDEARLTFLAARRWFGWSSGRLGVFDIGGGSLEMAAGSDESPDVASSVPLGAGRLTREWLNAGKSGADLRLHVRSAIADEAGALLRGGSFDRAVATSKMFRSLARMCGAAPSSDGQYVRRSLRRDDLSPLVEQLATMRPDDVASLPGVSVDRADQMYAGAIVAAATMDLFDLAELEICPWALREGVLLEHLDQL